One genomic segment of Cololabis saira isolate AMF1-May2022 chromosome 22, fColSai1.1, whole genome shotgun sequence includes these proteins:
- the eif1axb gene encoding eukaryotic translation initiation factor 1A X-linked b: protein MPKNKGKGGKNRRRGKNENESEKRELVFKEDGQEYAQVIKMLGNGRLEAMCFDGTKRLCHIRGKLRKKVWINTSDIILVGLRDYQDNKADVILKYNADEARSLKAYGELPEHAKINETDTFGPGDDDEIQFDDIGDDDEDIDDI, encoded by the exons ATGCCCAAGAATAAAG gaaaaggaggaaaaaatcgGCGACGTGGAAAGAACGAGAATGAGTCTGAGAAGAGAGAGCTGGTGTTCAAAGAAGATGGACAGG AGTACGCTCAGGTGATCAAAATGCTGGGGAACGGGCGTCTGGAGGCCATGTGCTTCGATGGAACCAAGCGGCTCTGCCACATCAGAGGAAAACTCCGGAAAAAG gtttggatcaaCACGTCGGACATCATCCTGGTGGGGCTGAGGGATTACCAG GACAACAAAGCCGACGTCATCCTCAAGTACAACGCAGACGAGGCTCGGAGCTTGAAAGCGTACGGAGAGCTGCCGGAGCACG CTAAAATCAACGAGACAGACACCTTCGGGCCCGGAGACGATGACGAGATCCAGTTCGACGACATCGGGGACGACGACGAGGACATTGATGAT ATCTaa